The Astyanax mexicanus isolate ESR-SI-001 chromosome 8, AstMex3_surface, whole genome shotgun sequence sequence GGCTGGTGGGGGGATTCTGTCTTTTAATATCACAGATATCTAACTTGCTATTTATAGGGAATGATCTGTAGTAGCCTACATCTGTGGCAGCTTTGTTTCCGGCTAAGTGACGCAGAAAGCCAAGAAGCCCCCTAGGTCCACAgcgttggttagctagctagcaggctAAAACCACTGTTTTTTGGAGTTTTCGATGGGTTGTAAGCTGCCTGGGGAGACATAAAACTTCAAAAAGTGTACCACTAACACCTCCTGAAATCCGTCATGATGTTTTAGAGATGTTCTGGCTCTGTTGTTTACATGTCACTATTTGGCACGTGTGAAAAATTGCATAACTGACTATTCACTGGCTGCCCAATATATCCATTCGTTATAGGTGCTATTGGAACTGGATaatcaatgtttaaaaatgtcatGTATAGATACATATAGCCCTATAACTGACTAGTGAAATATTTATACTTTTGATacattaaatactaaatatttgGAGATTAATTTGTTGCAAACACAAGTTTGTTGGTGATGTTATTTAGATTAGCTCATGATCAACAATGGgcaatttttatttttgaatttaaGGGTCAATTTTAACTGGTCTACCAGCTTAACCAACCTGACCTAGCTAGTCAACCAGCAGTATGACCAGGCAGActagctgaccagcatgaccactaTACACAAGCTTGTTGAACAGCATGACTATTTTAATGTTCTTTCCATTATTAAGAAATTGTGTTAATAATTGTGAATGTTAGTAGACCATTACAGCATGAAACTTGTGGGAAAGCTGTCCTTGTGTTTTGTTATCAAGATCAAAACCAGATGTTCAGCTCTATgagaacatttaatttttttattatgacataTTTTCTTCAGAATCTGATAGAGGTGTTCTTCCAAAGCTTGTGACTGAGCATTTTCCCCTCAGAGTGAAGACAAATTAGCTTTTTTAGTTAAGATAATGGCCAATTAATCAAAATAAACAGACGTTTTTGGAGGGGTGAGGAGGTGAATGATAACAACTCTCACCCCAGGAGAGTATAAGAGCTGAGAATTGTTTTGGGCAGTTCATTTAATTAAGCCGGCTACAGGAATCATAAACCTGACTGAATGGCTACTGCTAGCAACTAGTGGAAGTGGCCCCCTCACACTTGTTGTACTTCCCTGCATTGGCCATTACAGAATTTAAAGAAGCTTTAAAACCCCTGATATtttctgactccaccctcagctcaaattttaaaaagtctaaaaGAAATGACAGGGGTAGTTTAGGCAAGGCAGTggctgatgtatgggtttagaggtggggcagaagCAAgagttgattggctgagctgcagcagcagcagtgtgcctctgatagtgctTTTCCTCCGATGTGGAATCAGGACCGTTCTGGTTCACAAACCAAATTTTGAAGCTGTTTGCCGTGTTTCCACCAAGAAAAGTAGGTAACGGAACCCGAAATGTTTGTTCACAGCAGAAATGATGCCATATGATGTGATGTGTgtaggttagaaaatgtttataaaaaaatttaagtatggttttattacttcaaaagaaTACATTACAGCTATTGATGGAAAACATATGGTTTAGGGTTCATAACCAGCCATTGGGGTCCCCAGGCCAGCTCAGGGCCCTATAGGGCGACTGTTTagtttgcttgccctgttgcaacGGGCCTGTTCTTTAGGTTTGGTCATCAAATAAACAGCTGAAAGACCaaattaaatggttttaaaatggacATAAGACACTATTAGGCCGATACTTTCTTCGTGCCACTTTCTTGTAACAAAACAAATCCTAAAAATAACCTAAATATGAGTTTCCTGGCTTGATTTATTGGTACATTTATCTTCACTAATTTGAGAGTGTGGACGTAGGGGATGACGTGCCGCTCGGCGTTAGCTTTTCTAGAAAGAGCCCACGGTTTCTAGGGGTGCAGTATTGGACCGAGGGAGGGCGGAATGGCTATTTAAAGAGGGAACCAAGGAGAGAGGCagaaaaacagagtaaaacacGAGCCAGAGCATCGAGTAACCGCCTCCATATAGCCGGACGAGCTGCCTTCGTCGTGCCATCACTCATCTATCTCCACTTATCCACCATCTCCACCTCTTCCAGCGGATAACTGACACGTTCATATGCTGGTTATTTCCTATTTTTCCAAAGGATAACCGTCTCAGTCTGCCTCAGTCTTCTCTCAGGAGGCTGAAAACATGGGAAAAGACTATTACAAAATACTGGGGATCTCGAAAGGAGCCGCAGAAGAGGACATTAAAAAGGCGTACAGAAAACAGGCTCTGAAATGGCACCCCGATAAAAACAAGGCGCCCAACGCCAGCGAGAAATTTAAGGAGATAGCCGAGGCTTACGAGGTGCTGAGCGACCCGAAAAAACGAGAGATATACGACCAACACGGAGAGGAAGGTAAGGACATCACATCTCTCCCTCTCCGGCTTCTTATTCGCTCGCCAGCTTGTCTTTTACGAacttctccgttccaccttaacgGTGCAGCAGTAACCGCTGGCATTGATGCGGCGTTTAAGGTGGACTGGCAAAtccttaaaaaatcataaaacaagACAACTTCACCCTGATTCTAGTATTTTCAAAGCAGGTACAGATATAAATAAGTACAATATGCCATATCTGCTTCATACAAACAGTGTCAGTCCTTTATTAGCTGGTTAAGGATTAAAATCCCGTGTTTTAACCGCTGtaccttttaaggtggaacggagaaatTAATAAAACAGTCAAATTCACCCTGATTCTTGTATTGTGAAAGCAGATACAGATATAAATAAGTATAATGTGcaataatctaatttatataaACATTGTCAGATATGTATTAGCTGGTTAAGTATTAAAATCCAGTGTTTTAACTGCTGCACCTTTTAAGGTAGACTGTCAAATTCATACAACACCCAAATTCATAAAACAAGCCAAATTCTCCCTGATTCTCACATTTACAGAGCAGGTAAAGATACAACGATGTTATTTGTGCCGCATTAGTTTAATATAACTTAATTACTGTCAGGCCTTTATTAGCTGGCGAAGCTGCTGCACCACTTAAGGTGGAACGACCTAATTCCTAAAACAGCCAAATTCACCCTGATTTTAATATTGTCAGAGATGACATGAGGCAATACAAACATATCATAGCATGTATGTTTCATTTCATCATTGTCAGACCACagtatttaaaaacagtgtttaactgctgcaacatttaaggtggaacagacaaATTCCTAAAACAAGGGACATCACCCTGATTCTCAATTTCTTAGAACAGAGAACAAGCTTAAAAAGACATGATGCAGTAAAATGTGCCATATCTATGTAACGTTAATATAATCATTTCCAAACCTTTAATATATACGATTATCCCTATTTTAGCTAATGTAGCAGCATTCCTAGCCTGCCTTTGCTAAAACGTCAGTGAGCACGTCTCTAAGAGACCACATAATTAGCCATATTGGGACAAAAACGTTGTCATAAACCCAAGCTATAGTGGTCATGGTTTGTGTGGTCAAATCACATCTGGCACAGCGCTTACTTGAGTGTTTTAGGACATAATTGCAACCCATTAGTCTGTAATGAGTGGTGAATACAAATAGAACACTGAAGGAATGCAGACTAGTGAATGGCCTACATACTGTGTAGAATTATTCAGAATTATTTTATAAAGCCTgtcttatatatatgtatatacagtatgtttcatATTATAGCTTATTTTGGGCTATTTGTGCTCTCAGTATAAGACAAATAGCTAGATATCTGAAATGGTACATTCAGTACCATCAGTATTGATGTACCTCACTACCTTCTAAATCTATCACTGAAAGCAACTATAACTACATTATTTGTTGGGATTCCAGAGACACTGAGGAGCAATTGCATGAAACAGTGTCCTAAAATCTCCATCTTGAGGTGTACACTGTGTGCTTAACAGTTATGTGCCTTCTAGAAGTGACAGGAAGGGGGCATCAACAAATTTATGTCTCAGAACATAGAGCCACAAGTTCCACTTTTTGTGTAATCAGGTTGAAGGTGCTGGCTTAAAGCAGAATTCAATCTTCTGTAATACTGTTATTGATATCtaaaacaattcatagtggatttgATGGGTaattgatttgttttttattgtagaGAAGCTCtcatagcacttttccaccaaaagaactctggttcttgaaccagctCTGTTTGGGCTTATaggaactgtggtgcttttcagcgaaccagcaCGCGTTTCCACTAGTTTTAGTGGAATCATCAAAATGTCACAAACAGAGGATGTTGCAAAGTGGCGATGAACACGATTTGCaatgaagaacctagtattctggTTCAGGAACCTTCTTTTGTTGGTTAAAACGTGgtaaatggttcaaaattaggtgtaAAAGCACTATAGGACTTTTCAGTACTGAccattgaactttttttttttttaaccatacaaACTCACCAGTAAACGTTTGCAATGTTGATGGCGGCAAAATAGATAGCAAATTCTGATGTAATTTGATGTACCTTTTGAGACAGTAAACCTTTTCTTAAGGGTTGAACACCAAAccacattaaataattaattcacaTTCTAACCATCTAGTTCTGTGGAAATTTCCAAAAAATCAATGTATCTCCTGATTTCCAGGTCTTAAAGGTGGTGGCGGCCCCACTGATGGACAAGGCAGCAACTTCACCTACACCTTTCATGGAGACCCCCACGCAACTTTCGCCACCTTCTTCGGCGGCGCCAACCCGTTCGAGATGTTCTTCGGCAGGAAGGTGAACGGCAGGGACGACGACGACATGGAAGTGGACGGCAGCGACCCGTTCGGCTCCTTCACCAGCTTTAACATCAACGGCTTCCCCCGTGGCGAGCGGCCCGTGGGCTTGGGTGGGCAGCCGCGGAGCAGGAAGCAGGACCCTGCCATTCACCATGAGCTGAGAGTGTCCCTGGAGGAGGTCTTTCACGGCTGCACCAAGCGAATGAAGATCTCACGCAAGCGGCTGAACCCAGATGGACGCACCATGAGGACAGAGGACAAGATCTTGACCATCGAGATTAAGCGTGGCTGGAAGGAAGGCACAAAGATCACATTCCCCCGAGAGGGTGATGAAGCACCCAACACCATCCCAGCTGACATAGTGTTCGTCATCAAGGACAAGCCTCACGCCCACTTCAGGAGAGAGGGGTCGGATATTGTCTACCCAGTGCGCGTCAGTCTGCGGCAGGTGAGGATGTCCAGATCTGGCTTTAGTTTAAGAGTGGGGGTCCCAAAAGTgcaaataaatgtcaaaaattaGTTATGATATCAAAACATTGCCCAAGCTACTTATTGGCTTATTGTAAATTTCTACACAGCCAGCAGACAGTCTGGATTTTGCCctattgcttttgtttttcatGCCCAGTGTTGTTAATTTTTCAGTATCAATGCATGAATTTGGGGAGTGAAGCTTCTAAAGGAAGACTGACTGAGTGGTCTGGCATGATCGCTTTTTTGTAACTTGATATATGAACAGTGTCTATAAATATATCTTCAGATTAATGGAAATAATATATTATAGATGGCCAAAAAAGTTGCATGACTATGTCTTTAACTATTATGACACATAGATCAGCTATAAATTTTAAAACACTTCAGTGGCTCCTGTACTGGGCAGCAAGTGAATTTGATGGGTTGAAAGCAGAAAAAATTGGCAACCATAAAAATCTTAAACACTTTGAATGACTTGCGTTGtccaattaaattgttttaatatatGCAAATTGGTTTTATACAAGGAAtaagtatataaatgtatatttataaatataaatgtacaaatgAGCTTCGTAACACTTtctagtgagcagcatataggTTCATATTGTTCAATTAAACTATATGTTAATATTTTCTAAACCCACCCAACATTCTCTGCAGCTTTTCTCCACGCTGTATTACGCTGATTCCCTGTAAATCAGCGGtgattgatcataaaggacaggaaAGCCTGAAACCGCAATGATTAGTTTTTTTCCATGTTTCTTTTGCCAAAAGAACTGCAACGATTGGTCGACATAATCGACAATGGTGATAATAAAATATTGTTGACAAAGTGCTTGGAACAGAAATAAAGTGGGGGACAAGTTAGAGCTGCTCAGTTCACACTTAGTTCCCACTCAGCTTGGTGTGTCACTATTTTAATTAGCTATGGGAACTTGTGTTAGAGACTGGGAAACAGGGTGACATTCACACAAAAGAACATCAAACATGCAAAAGAGCAAGAGCTAATCGGCTAatggaataaataatttacagatTAGTTGCGACTATTTTTTAGCCTGTAATGGAGCTGCTAGAGCCTTCCATTAAATctctatattaaatattttttaaacttctgATTCATTCAGTAACAGAATGACTAGACCACTTCCTACTATAGGCCTACAGCATATAGTACATTGGCTGTTGATCAAGTTGTTGGTTTCATAAGTCAATGAaagcatttttgttatttttgttagcTCAGGCTCGATTTGACTGAGGCCATTTACAATCCAGGCACAACACAACAGCGCTGCCTTTCACTTCCCACTGATTCTGCCATAGAAGGAGCTACTAGTAAGCCAAGAACAGATTTAAGGGGGTGGATGCTTGTCTTTAGCCACCGAACAGCTGATCTAACATGCGTCTCTCGCTGCTTATGCTTCACATTACATAAGAAGTGCACTGACTTGAGAGTAGATGTGAAATCTGCTGCCCAAGATTGTACAACACTCTGTAGTCCAGACAGGAATAACAGCGATCCACCGGCTTGTTCATTCGATTTCTCTCTGAAGTAAATTTTAAGACTAAAGGCGTTTtgttacacctgtagttggtttataTGGTCTGGATCTGTTCataaatttgtttatttggactttgtacctctgtttggtttggtttcacacaggcatacacttaacacaccaaaatgtgcacctgTAAACTAAGGGAACACGTCTtatcctctgattggtcagagctgtctggagcaggagcgagaaagtaaatatattgagaagattctgtgttccagtgtgtatatctgtgcagtgtgaagcggCTTTAACACAAAACGCTGAAAATTTGCTGCTACACTTTCAAAcatagtgtttttaatgggatgtgcagcacagatgtatacATAGTAATTGGAGTCGtgcggctgcgagcagtgaacgcaacACAGAccgtaaacagcatggagcagcagagacagcatttgttcacagTAATTAGcattatttggctaatatatcagattaaactaagccttatcagcagtttagcttaaataaaaggagtatatttaatagctgggttggatcgagattggatcaagttctcaccacaagagaaccgctTCAGACTTTGTGACTAAACCGGTGGTTTTGATTCAcgcccgagtgtgattactgtttttacacctgctcaaatGAACCACACTAAGGGAACAAACGAACCAGAATCAGAACcagttttaaccaaaccaaatagtgctggtgtgacaGTACTCTAATCCTACAGCTGTTTCTACTAGTGCAGTTCAATAAGAGATTTGGTTTTTGGTGTTTAGGCAATGATAAGTGGGGTTTATTTCACGTCTATATCTTAAGGATAgtctttttaatttgtgtttctttgtcaATAATCAACTGataattttttcattttcttttcagtCGTTGTGTGGCTGCTCCGTTACTGTGTCAACGATAGA is a genomic window containing:
- the dnajb4 gene encoding dnaJ homolog subfamily B member 4, whose protein sequence is MGKDYYKILGISKGAAEEDIKKAYRKQALKWHPDKNKAPNASEKFKEIAEAYEVLSDPKKREIYDQHGEEGLKGGGGPTDGQGSNFTYTFHGDPHATFATFFGGANPFEMFFGRKVNGRDDDDMEVDGSDPFGSFTSFNINGFPRGERPVGLGGQPRSRKQDPAIHHELRVSLEEVFHGCTKRMKISRKRLNPDGRTMRTEDKILTIEIKRGWKEGTKITFPREGDEAPNTIPADIVFVIKDKPHAHFRREGSDIVYPVRVSLRQSLCGCSVTVSTIDGKTCNIKITDVIKPGMRKTIAGQGLPFPKNPDQRGDLIVEFDVNFPDTLPTNAKDVLKRHLPTS